The region AAAACCCCACGGATAAAGAACTGCAGGCCAGTGTGTGTGAAGTGTGGCAGAGCTGATGATATTTTTCTGATCAATGAAGTTTGCGAGAGCTTGCGTCGCTTTTGATTTAAATGGCTTCCCCGTGATACATGGTCCTGGGTAATCGCGGTTTTGATCGACACTTCCTGACGACAAGCGCTCATAACGAGAGCGAGAGTTGAATCCCGGAATATTCAGCACTGGAATAATATAAACGGTGTGACCCTTAATAGGGTTTTTTGCAAAAGCTTCAGCCGCACCCATAGCGACAGCGGTGGACCCATATTCGTTCCCGTGGTGTGTCCCGACGATTAGATCAGCAGTTTCACCGTCGCCAATTTTGATGCCGACAATGTTCTGACCCGAATCAGAAACTCCGATATCGATCACTTGGGCTGTTGTTGGATAGGCTGCCTGAATCTGTTGCAACGTCTGAACGACTGTCGCGTAATTTTGCACAGGAGCATTCGAAGGAGATACTAAAAGAGAAAATAAAAGTTCTAGCATGAGTACACGATGCTGAGTTCACGCAAGACTTGTCAAAAGGCTAAGGTAGATCCAAATTGAAACTAGACTTAAGCACAAGAATGTTTAGTGGGGCGAATTCTAGGAGATCGTCGCAAATTTGCGAACGTACTCGATCACTGAAGATTTAAATTCCTCTGGTAATCCTACGAATCGAAGTCCGGCATAGCCATCATTTCCCATGTAAACCACTTCACAAGAGGTGGTGATGGTTTGATACAAATTGGGGCTTGTTAATGTCGCAAAAAACTTCTGACCAATTTGCAAAGCTTCGGCATCATTGATTCCCAGGCCACCCTCACTGATCGAGATCACTCGGCATTTTATAGGGGCCGAGGTTTCGTTCGGTTCAAATTCCAAAGTTCCCACGATGGGTACTCGCGGATGAGATCTGCGACTAATACCTAAGTCGTCAACCACTTGTTGAAGGGCGTAAACTTCCTTCCAAGTTTTTCCGGTGTCTGAAGAGATATACACTTGTGAAAGATCCGTCATTTTTTTTAGGAAAGCGATCATGTCTGAATACTTCAAAGGATCTTTGTTGATTTTGCCTTCAATGCGAGTCATCCAAACTTTGCTTTGATCTCCAGCCGGCGCAACGGCTGGAAGGTCCTTGATTTTCGCACGCCATTTCGCCGGTGTTTCCCACTCGCCTTGGCCGCGTCCCCAGATAGAAGGCTCTTTGAAAGATGCTATCTGCGATTCCACTTCGTCTGGTTCAAATGGACCTGTCACTTGACCTTCATTCAAGATAAACCAAATTTTCGACATTGCGAAGACACCCTTCTGAAAACTGTATTGCCTTTATTACAGCGAAAGGTATATCACTTTGTCTAGGAGATTTACGAATGAAGTACATTATCGCAGGCACTGACCGTCCTGATTCTAAAACATTGAAGCTCGCAGAGTACGTGCAAAGACTCTATAAAGAGCAGGGTGAGGCTGTTGAAATTATCGACCTCAAAGACGTGAAGGCGCACCTTCACACAGGTCCTCACTACGGAAAAGAGCACTCAGGCTTACAGCCGTATCTGGATAAGTTGGTTGCTTCTGAGGGTTTGATCGTGATCTGTCCTGAGTACAATGGATCGATGCCGGGAGCGCTGAAGTACTTTATCGACCACATGAAATTTCCAGAAACTTTTGAATATCGGCCCGTATGTTTTATCGGCTTGGGATGGATGTTCGGAGGACTTCGTCCGGTAGAGCACCTTCAGCAGATCTTTGGTTATAGAAATGCATTTATCTTTCCAGAGCGCATTTTCATCACGAA is a window of Bdellovibrio sp. SKB1291214 DNA encoding:
- a CDS encoding NADPH-dependent FMN reductase; this encodes MKYIIAGTDRPDSKTLKLAEYVQRLYKEQGEAVEIIDLKDVKAHLHTGPHYGKEHSGLQPYLDKLVASEGLIVICPEYNGSMPGALKYFIDHMKFPETFEYRPVCFIGLGWMFGGLRPVEHLQQIFGYRNAFIFPERIFITNAPKVLDDQGEPQDEMIKKLLVKQITGFRNFVSALSAFKLDANSLIASKK
- a CDS encoding PilZ domain-containing protein; the protein is MSKIWFILNEGQVTGPFEPDEVESQIASFKEPSIWGRGQGEWETPAKWRAKIKDLPAVAPAGDQSKVWMTRIEGKINKDPLKYSDMIAFLKKMTDLSQVYISSDTGKTWKEVYALQQVVDDLGISRRSHPRVPIVGTLEFEPNETSAPIKCRVISISEGGLGINDAEALQIGQKFFATLTSPNLYQTITTSCEVVYMGNDGYAGLRFVGLPEEFKSSVIEYVRKFATIS
- a CDS encoding M14 family zinc carboxypeptidase yields the protein MLELLFSLLVSPSNAPVQNYATVVQTLQQIQAAYPTTAQVIDIGVSDSGQNIVGIKIGDGETADLIVGTHHGNEYGSTAVAMGAAEAFAKNPIKGHTVYIIPVLNIPGFNSRSRYERLSSGSVDQNRDYPGPCITGKPFKSKATQALANFIDQKNIISSATLHTHWPAVLYPWGFSTRDVGTKDDAKFIQLSKDAVVESGYDVGNSKDMLYAADGAFEDYAYWKHGIWSLLFEMGETHTPSEAQMAQMVSVNVPGIRRFFENAPKKRATDHAFTGKCDRSMMQRTHLE